The DNA region GTTTAGCTTGCATTGAATCCTAAACCAACCAGAATCAGTGAAGTGCGTGATTTGTAAAAATCAGTGTATGaatctgttgtgtgtgtgtgagtgtgaaaagCCACGAAGGGCCTCTGACCTCGACCTTCTCCTCCCGGAGGTGGACCTTACGGGCCAGCTGCTCCCGGGTGCCGACGTCCGGGTACTTGGTCTCCTGGAAGAGGCCCTCCAGAGCCTCCAGCTGCTCGTCGGTGAAGATGGTGCGGTGCCTCCGCTTCCTGCGGCAGTGCAGCTggttgaggagctgcagctcggTCCGAGACAGGCTGCCCATGTTCATATAGGACATCATCTGGTGGGGGACCGGAGAGATCAGCACCGAGCCCGGGCTGTCGTAGCCTGCACGGCGGCGGAGGGACGGAAGAAAACATCACGGTGAGTTGGGATGGTTGGAACAATCAAAGTGCCACAGACAATATAGAAACACATAAACAGAGAATATAGAAACACATAAACAGAGAATATAGAAACACATAAACGGAGAATATAGAAAGACATAAACAGAGCTCAGGAGTAATATGGCTGATTGGAAACTCTGGCTTCGGTTGTTTACTTTCACATTGCAGCTGTTGCGTTAAATTGCAGAAATCTGAAACTGAAGCTTTATCTcttttaatgaatatttttgctcatgcattcaaaataacaaaatactgtatatgttaaaGACTGGGTTGACACAGCCTCCAGTTTGAAACTGCTATCCCTTTTCTACATACAACATATAACTTTACGCGTAAAGCAATACTTAAACGGAAACGGGTCATTGACATTTATCACTGAAACAACACCGGGGTCATCAAACCAACGAGATAAAGACATCAGGCGTGCATCTGACATAACATTAGAGTAGTTTGGAACCGgtttatgtttaaatgtgcAGATTTTTAGTCCGTGCGTAAAAATTAACGCTGCAATTCGTCGTTTTACGCATAAGATTAGAAATAATATTTGTGTCTTCGCAAGGAACTTTGTCATGGAAATACAGATTTAAGGACGTCATCAACATTTCAAATCATTATAGGTTGCAAATAAACTTcacaaacaaaaatcacaatcagccctttaaataatatattgtcCTGTAATTGGGGGGTCAAAATGAGACCTTCATGGCGCAACGAATAAACCACCGTTTATTATACGGTGTCtgcaaataacattttattcttGTTAATGTGACGCAGTAAAATAGGAGAAAGACGACCAATCTTGCATTTGAAACATAGAAAAAGAAGACTTTCTAATGAGTTCTGTGTTGATTTGAGCCTAAATGTAAGTTGTGAAGAGAGAACCGGTTCGGTTGTCCTACCTCCCGGGATGCACGGGCACTGCTGCGGGCCGAGGCCGGGCACGGAGCCGGGCACGGAGCCGCAGCACGGCGGCCCTCCTCCGACGCCCTGGACTTGCAGCTGTCCGTAGTAGTAGCCGTTATATCCTAACCGGGTCCCGTTCACGGACTGAACACTGGGGGGAGAAGGCCCGCACGTGGCCGAGTACAGTCCGTTGTAGTCGGCGTAGATAGAGTCCGTGAGTCCGGCGGACAGCAGCACCGGGCCGCTccggtgcagcagcagcggctccttGCAGCTCGGCCGGCCGGACAGGATGCTGTCTATGCTGAACATCCCGGCGGGCATCACACCGGTGCGCGGCGGGAAACGGAAGAACTTCGGGGTGGAAAGTGAAACTTGCTCGGTAGAAGAAGAAACCGTCCTGGACTGAGAGACCTCCGTGGGAAAAAAGTTCTCCTAAAACTGCGTCATTGTGACTCTGGAGGACACTTTTTTCTTCCCTGCGTCTCGTGTCTTGGATGCGGACTGCTGGTCTTAAATGGGACCCGCTGAGAGCTGCGCTGCTTTTATACCCTGCTGACGTCACGGCGGAGCGGCTGCTCGTGgatcagctgctgcagctcgcGGTGTGAACCGGCCACACGTCTGTGTATTGAGAATTAATTCAATTAAGATAATCCGCACTGTTTGCAGACTTTTGGAAAAACTCTGTTGCTGGGTCACAGAGTAATCCGATTATTTCCTTGTCAGCGAAGGCATCATAATCTAtggaacacatttacattaggATTTACAATAAGGGGCCTTAATTCATGAAGTCAGAGTCAAATCTAAAAAACAACACCCAAAAAATAaggaatttattattaaattcatCATCTTCAAATAATATTGAACCggtagcatatttttttaattgttgtcAGCAGGTTTAGAAGAGGAGTTTGTTGCTTTGGATTTATATCAATCTATTTAACGGCAAATCACAGCCTGAACTTTGCGCGTAAAAGTGGTTAAGTGAGTTATTTCAAGATAAATGTTTGactattattaatttaacaatTTCAAACAGACAATTTCAGACCTAGGCCTGCACAAAAACTCTATtcaattatttatgttttattatagttCATGCTAATGTAGGTTATTGATATAGGGACGCCATTATGTGTGTGGTCATTCCTTAttgtcatcattattattattaaattattatttattaataatttagcaTTAGTATAAACACTCACAAGGAATATATGATTACAGGTAGAAGAAGTTAATAAAATAACCTCGTGGCCTGTAGATTTACACGGACAACATGTGCGTAACCACGCAGTAAAAACTGTAATCaaggctttttatttgttttcctctccaTTTCCCTACATgagtaaatgaaaaataactatATTTCCATGTCAGACAGAAGCCGCTGAGCATTATATGTGGGATTCATCTCATTATCCAGCGTCTGCTCGGCTCTCCGCGGGGAGCAGATCAGACCCCcggcagcagctcctctctgcgGGGTCAACAACACCGAACATCTCCCCCCTGACCGGGATAAGATAACGGCCCCATTATCGCCTCCATTCAGCCTGGAAACAAGAGTACTTATTGCATATTTACACCGCTAATCAACATGTGCTGAGTGCTGCTGGTTGTCTGTGTGGAGGAACGTGGATTCCCACTTCAGACCTTAATGGGACTCGCTGATTGCATTTAACACTCACCGTGGTGTTAACGCATGCTCCTTGTCAGGGCTGACAGATAAGTTTGTGATTTGAAAATGTGCCGTTCAGATATGGAAGATGATTAGCGCGCTGCGGACGCGGAGTCAGAGCTCCGTTTGAAGCTTATTGTCCTCCACTAATGCGGTAAAACAACTGATTTCAATCAGCTCTACAGATGAATCCCGCCTATTTGTTTCCCTGCAcggaaaatatgaatattttaaattgttGAATGAAAATATTTATCCCCGCATTTAAACATCAGCCCTCCACACCGCTGAAACCAATTTATACAGAATATGTTCAGAAAGAAAGATATAATTTATTCCTTTCCGGGTTTTAACACAGACTTAtcgttttattgttgttatgaattatgttttaaaataacTTCATAATTCacgcaaacaaaaaaaaggtcaatGGTTGGGGACCTCTGATAATGTATGGGTATAAAaagggtgggaaaaaaacatgcattacTAAAGTAGTATTACATATGATCCCTCGTTTCTTTATgtaataattcatttatttttccaatttCATCATTCTGTGGAACCTCAGCTTTGATCGTGAAACAGAAATCCTATTTTCTGCACTGCGCTCTGTAAATGATATAGCAGTATTTCTATGGCTATGTGTACTTTTCTTATATTCCTTACTtccaaaaaaatgctttattttctaTCAAAGATAATCAAATATGTATCATTAATTAAGAAATGTCTAATTCTGTGAGGACCAACAATGTGTGTTTACTGGTGAAATCTACAGAAATGCCTGTTAAAACCTGATTGGTGGATCCATTCCCCCTCACTATCCCCATCTTTCACTATCAACAGGAAAAGACCTGATCGAGTTCTTTTCACCCCTTCAGACCATGAAAACCTGTTGTCCATTATTACCTGTTAGTGTTATAACAAAAACATTGAGCAGATGGTTTGTCCTAACTTGCACAGCTCTGTCCCTGAGGCAACACATGGAAAATAACAATTGGGGAAATtcatataaaaatgtgtattaaaaCATCGGTCCTACTTCTTGAGAGAGTCGTGCACATGCTTTGTGGTTTTTCCACACGTGGCTCAAGTTTCCTGAAATGTTGTTCCTGATCCAAAAATGCAACATTCTATTGATAGACATGTCATCCGATATTATGTGTAAAAAAATTGGAATATTTATAAGTCCACCATCACATGAAAATTTCAATTATTAGGGTCGTGTTTTTAGGGTATATTCAGTATCAGTACTCCAGCCCTTATAGGTTATGGTTATTCCATACACCTTTCTAGTTATATCAAAAGCAAAACAGGATTTTTAggtttaaaataaaatttaaattttattcCCTTTCTACATTCCAGCTCAAATCATTTACAGATGGATAAAATTAGAATGTGACACATTTGATTTTGTGTGTAATAATAGCGTGCATGGATGAGGTTTTTCTGCTCTCCTGCATGCATGAATCTGAGAAGAGCCCCGCTTGTTGTTGCCTTTTGATATGGAAACATGTTCTTCTGGCTGAAAAGCCTTTTCTGTAATACAGTCACACTGTGATTCCAGCCCAGTGGAgagtgggggagagagagagagagagagagagagagagagagaaaaaaacagggcCATATGCTGTtattatttccacatttatttctatatttctacCTCCAAGTGGCAGTGAAAGGGCTGAGTCAAAAGGGATTGCTATAAAACGAAACGtccatttgaaaataaaagctgTGGAAAAGCGACGCGAAGGCGGCACTTATAGGTGAATAGAAGTGTCAATCAGGCTGCTGATGGAGGCTGAAGACTCACAAAGCTACAATAGTGGATGCATCTTTATATATCAGAGCCCTGATCTGTAAAAACCTGGTTAAATACggcaaataaaaacaggaagACTTGGTAATGCATTCTTCCGAGAGGGGATAAATACATGGTGAGGGCTGTATGGGCTTTCACACTGATGTCCTTTTTACATTTGACTGCAGGAGAAAGTAGCATCTGCATAATTTACATAATCACAACATCAGAAAAATAcccgatagatagatagatagatagatagatttattcttatatttatgaccttttttaacCCATCAAAGGGCAGATAATTGGAGCCACGCATGTCTGAGATAGGGGAGAGTGGGTTTAATTGTAACAATTCGAACTTCATCCAATCAGAAACAAGTTTGAGTGATGTCACTCAGGCTGTTAATactgcattaaaggtcccatagtgtaaaaagtgagattttcatgtcttttatattataaagcaggtttaagtgctatataaatactgttaaactatcaaaacgctcaatatacggagaaatacacacagctcatattcagaaattgtgcgtttgaaacaagccgttaggatttatttccatttgtgatgtcacaaatataaaatatatagaccatgacacggttttaaacataaacattctaaatgtgttccagtttatttcctcttgcagtgtatgtaaataacatcagctgacaggatgtaaacatggacccaaactgttgcctagcaacgcaattctgttgcaattccgttgaaatgtactaaaacggagcgtttcagagagagggtaaatacaggtatattcaggcagccTGTATGAggataataaagtttttttttaacatttcagcatgtaaacatgttctagtagaaacacaaaatacaagtatgaacctgaaaatgagcacgatatgggacctttaaggcgtCAGTTTGCTTCAAATGAAGTgccccaactcgtcaaataccgacgcttggtcagtggccctatacacttcaaactatgacacttTAGGTtccccctctagcgtcagtatTGGAGGTGTCAAGAACAGCGATCAGTTtccactcattacatgcatagtgtctttttcaaaataaacttccttctTCATAggaagtttaggcaacaaaatcacttaggtatgggactcacaggactaacgatactaacgagtcacgtgactaacagctgacgtgacaaaataagcaaCGCAGTCTCACGGcggttcgtgaaatagtcatgaaattgaatctatttgatccgtgtacatagacaagaatttccttttttttcgtgacgctcagcacgactttcagcaatgtattttttgtgctttttcctacaaatgtgcAGAAACACGTGATACACGTGTCAATTTTGCTCcgctcttttcaaaataaaactacttagttaggtttaggaaaagattgtggtatGGGTTTAAAGaacaccggaagtgctgtaacttaacggaagttacgtgacaaataaatcatctttgatttctggtttcacacgggacacgagcaccagtctcctgggtgaaagtcctgtgttttctgACCCAACGCATCCACCACATTGTCCTCCCTACATGACGTTCGCCGCTCTTACTActtggttcacaattacgttgattaaatacgaattgattttgtgctgaccatcacgaaaacgatgtgaaatttgtgtctatgtacacggaTCAAAGCATttaatttcgtgactatttcacaaactgctgtgcgactcgGCAGAAATAAGTcagtgttgacttttagtttcatacgggacatgaacggcagtctcctgggtgaaagtcctccACTCACTAACCCAAAGTGGACCgtcttgctctttatactacgtcagttactctgactgtctaataatgatgtggatgggtttacattggagtcagtggaaagcccggtgcgtcgcATACAGATGCAGAGGAGGATGCTGAGGGCCACTGACCCCATGCCACAGATCTCTTTTCAAGAACTTTTGCATGGCTTTTGTAGTTGACTCAACGAATCGTTCACACAGCGATAACGGTGCACACTTTGAGACAGTCTCTCCTTGAAAGCATTCTTGGTGTTGCACTCTGTTGTGTGCATGGAAACCGATAGAAGTAGATGTTTGACGAATATGAAAGAGAGCTTAGAGAGAAGTTCGTACTACtttcacacttacacacacacacatacatttcttCTGCTTGTGGTTTTCATTTTGGGAGGCTGCAAGCTAACGTGGTTGGTTGTGTTAGCTTGGTGTTGGGATTAGCCTCAGCTAATATGTCCTCTTGGACCCCCACACCCTCATGGTCCCTAAAGGCCCAGAGTTGCCTGTATGGCAGTTACTGTGTGGAAATTTGATTAACTCAACTCATTAACTCTTTTTGGGTAATATGCACCTTTAAAGTCTTGTTTCAAACTGtagttttaatacatttaatgtattagttgatgtaaatacatttgtgtTTAATCAAACTATCACAAACTAACTGAAACACAGCAAAGTTGGATCAGGAGAAAACTGAAGTGTTGGAATAATGGTTGTTTTTTGGGGTGCTGGGTAAAATGGGCTGAGGGTAAATGGGAGGGGGGAAGGGGGTCTCAATAGGGGCCATATTTGCCATGGGGCCCCCTAATAATGGTGGCTGTTAtaattcattgatttttttttagaaactcAGGCTTAAActtttgacaaaacaaaagtgtttttCAGCAGCTAAATATGACCCCTATCATAACTATCAATCTTACTGTTgcttttaatattgtttttactATTACCATCAGTATTACTATTTCTTTCTATTTCACTATCCTACTGTTGCCAATACTATTATTTTTACAGTTAGTGTAATTTTTCACTTTCACGATCACATTACTATTCCTGGTACTGTTATCGTACTATTATTTTTATCTATTAATCACTATTACTATTAACATTGCTATTATTGTCACTATCACTAGATCACTATCAATATCACTATTACTTGTTCCTTTTTCTAGGTTGGCAAATCTTCTTAAGAATAAACATTATGGTAAACAGCATGAAACAAATGTCAGTTAGAGGTATTCAAAGGAAAGAGGAATGAATATAACATCTTTAAAATCCACTGAATACACAGTAGAAGCATTAAAGTCAGAATTATAATGAGAGGGATGTTAAAAGCTGGACATTGAAGCCGTAAAAATGAAGttgatttttgttgttattgataTGAGTGGAGGCAACAGTGGACATAACTGGACTGGGTGTGAagaatgcatgtgtgtatttgaggTCCTGTTAATGTCTAAGTTTGttaatgtgtctgtgtgagtgtgtgagtgatagacacatacacagatacacatGCAGGCTGGTGCGGTGCCAGACAGGcctatgtgtgggtgtgtgggtgggtgtatTTACTTCCTGTGTATTTGAAAGGAGACACAGAAAACTCTATTAATAGACCTCTTTCAATCCCATCTatcagttcacacacacacacacacacacacaaacacagcagtttGTCTAGGGCTGtctatcgattaaaatatttaatcacgattaatcgtaaatttatcacacatttttttatctgttcgaaatgaacctttaatactcttatcaacatgggagtggacaaatgtgctgttttatgcaaatgtatgtatatatttattattggaaatcaattaacaacacaaaacaatgacagatattgtccagaaaccctcacaggtactgcatttagcataaaaaaatatgctcaaatcataacatggcaaactgcagtccaacaggcaacaacagctgtcagtgtgctgacttgactatgacttgccccaaactgcatgtgattatcataaagtgggcatgtctgtaaaggggagactcgtgggtacccatagaacccatttacattcacatatctggaggtcagaggtcaagggacccctttgaaaatggccatatcagtgtttcctcgccaaaatttagcgcaattttggagcgttatttaacctccatcacaacaagctagtatgacatggttggtactaatggattccttaggttttctagtttcatatgataccagtaccagaaataattataaaaaaaaaatgaatgtgctTTCAtcaaagtttggagcgttatttaacctcattaagttttctagcttcataccagtatcttcactccagctttaaaattgagcccgctacaacctaaaaatcccaagttgcgttaatgcgttaaagaaactagtggcgttaaaacacatttgcgttaacgcgttattatcacgtgaactttgacagccctactttctaTACTTGCGAGGACCCTCATTGACATTATTTCAccctaaccatcacaactaaatgcctaaCCCTGACATAAACCTAATTcctaaaatgtcctcactgcGATAGTTTAAAACTGAAATTGGTCCTCATAAAGATAGCATAacaagcccacacacacacacactactgatATCCATATTTATTGTACATGTCAGATCCTCTCGGTGGATCGGGGCTGGGGGCTGCATTCAATGTCTACGATGAAACCCATGTGTTGCTCAGAGCCGTTTGCTACAGTTCAAGGAGCCCCGCCCTCCCGTCCCCCacccccgtcctcctcctcctcctcattccctccaccaccccatgAAAACCGTCTGGTTCTCAAACGAAACCACAAAGTGCCTGTAACCTGACCACACATTTAATATCTGCCTCACACATCAAAGGGCACGGAtcacaaaatgtagtttttgttcGGCAGTCATGTACTTCACACATGAGGTTCAAGTAAGTTGCAAACGTAATAATCCTCGCACCGAAAGGCCTCTGCTCACTGGAAACAAGTGGCAGTGATGAACAGTGCTTTCCTTTCATGCCCCCTTCAATGAGACACAGAGGCTCTCGAGACAAAGTGTAATTCacttttttccttccttttaaagctgcatgagGCAAAATCATAAAAGCCATCTTATCAATCTGAATCAATTATTACATGTGTAATAACTAAACTTATTGCAAATAATACTAATAGATGACAATGTTGGAATAAGGAGTGTGGTGTCTGACTTTGGTGGCGCCTGGTGGTAGTGTCAAGGATGACACCGGAGAAATACAGACTGCTGGAAGTTTTACTTGGACTGTCTACAAGTAAATACCATCAAAATCATTTGACAGATGCTGAGATCGCATGTACAAAATGTACACATTAACATAGTTCTTGTGGGGCTGGCTGAAGGAGAGGGTGATGATTTTCTTTTGGAGAATTCAACCTCTTTGATTCTTTTGTCTGTAATATTATTGTAACTGTGACACAGTCCAGAGATATAATACTGTGGCAAGATGTCAGTATTGTCTGAGCTTTGTAAATcctaaatgataattaataataaaaaaaaaatctacactTAGGGGCTTTAAACTTAACCACTTTCAATGTTTACCCAACCTgatgatctcatgggaaggcgtataaatagcatgccATTTTAATGACATTCCGCGggtcatgataacgcattttaggcgTTTCACGTGGCATTTCACGCCACAGGGTAAACGTTGTGAAAcagcttttcgcgtgtcatttaacGTTACGTCGTTACCGTGAAACAGTCGCGGtgtatgtttaggcaacaaaactacggcaACGGGCgcagataggtttaggaaacaacaacacttagttaggtttaggaaaagcgtcatggttgggcttaaaataagtacttaaactgagtaaaatacgtacgtaaacaacACAACATAAGTAGGGAaaatactttaaagggagatttgtcaagtatttaatactcttatcaacatgggagtggacaaatatgctgctttatgcaaatgtctgtatatatttattattggaaatcaattaccaacacaaaacaatgacagatattgtccagaaaccctcacaggtactgcatttagcataaaaatatgctccaatcataacatggcaaactgcagcccaacaggcaacaacagctgtcagtgtgtcagtgtgctgacttgactatgacttgacccaaactgcatgtgattagcataaagtgggcatgtctgtaaaggggagactcgtgggtacccatagaacacattttcattcacatatctggaggtcagaggtcaaggaacccctttgaaaatggccatgactgtttttttcctcgccaaaattttgcttaagttatttaacctccttcacgctaaaaatagcaagttgcgttaatgcgctaaAGGAATAAGTGGCCTTTTTttcgaatttgcgttaatatcGTGTTAACTTGATATTAGccctaattataataataataataaatccattttatgatgttttaaggtttggttaggttaaggcacaGAACACATTGGTTAGGTTCAGGGAAATATcttggtttgagttaaaataatacTTTGATTAAGTTTAGGGAACCtttgttgtcatggttacaATCGATCGTGGTCATGGCAATAGAAACCACTGGGAACGGGAAGCGAACAGCGCTCTCCTGTTTTACATTTTCTCACCATCTTCTTGGGAGGACAGTCTTCTTTTAGGAAGTCGGGTGTAAAAAGCTTCACGGTATAGAAACAAAGTCTTCACATAAATGTTGGCACATAAAATGGATTTCAAAGTTTAAACTCGTTTTTACATAACAAATCAGTGTGTTATTATTTCCTGTGGTTTTGTCAAAGAGATGCACTTTAGAAGCATTCAAGGCAGTGTAGCATTTGGGTTGATTTCCCTAAGAACAGCCCTGAGCTGTTGGCAGCAGCAAGAGTTCAGATTTCAGATGAATATACAGACTATTCAAAGAAAGGGGGCGAATGCAAATGTGTCCTTTTTTTCAAATGGCAGTGTGGTACCTGCTATTGAGCCATGCCTGTGTCCAGTCATTTTCTACTTAAATGGTTTCAATTCAGTGCTAACGTCATGTTGTCAGAGGACATAAAGGCCCCGACCGCTTTCTTTCAGGGGTCATCAATCATTCATTAGAACCCGAATCCATCAGCCAATCCTGGTAATTACTGATTACAGGCAGGCGGTGATGTGGCCGGATCAagggaacacacacatacacacatatatgcacgCTGCTGTCTGACCGTGTGTCATGTCAGgaatcagaaacacatttacacattagAAGGTCTGAAACATGCTCTCCGACTCCCCCACTCTTTTCACAGAGGTGCTACTTAACACACTTTGGAATTATAAGAAATTCAAATGAGCTCTGCAGGCTGTGGCAGGAACATAATGGAACCTAGAATTATTTGATCAAAACAAGCCGGCACAGACGCTACCGGGATGGATTGAACACATTAGAATTTAAACCTCAGCCCTGTCTTTAAAACGTCTTTTTACATATCCACATAGGATTGTTATGGCAGCGTTTAAAAAAGGGCACTCAGTGCGTATTTACATCCAACTCCCGTCACTTCTAACACTGTACACGATTTACATTCCCACTCCGTTATATGCTGTTCCTTATTTCACACCACAAGTCTGTTCCAGTCATGATGTGATCCTACTTGAGATGTTTTCACAAAATTTgtaatttacataaaaaaacaaaaccatagTGTCCAATGTCATGCACAATCAAAATGATCTATATCTTAGATACCATTGGAGGGGCGCCCACAGCAATGATAATCTCCATAGAAGCACTAAAGCACTTATTATGTCAGTCATAAATATAAGTTTTATAAGTTTTGTAAATACCTTGCTACAACTGTGTATTAGGTGAACTTTGTGTATATCATAATAAATAGCGTGGGACCTGTGGAAGTCGTGAGTACAGTTCGATGTCTGGTGAAAAGCATCAATTTATGACTTGTGTTTGCGTGATGATTATTAGTTACATATGTAAcgtgttctcactcccaactcgtcaaatacagcagcttggtcagtggcccctACGTTTTGTCAGTTTTGCTCGTTTCAATTTCCGcttattacatacatacagtgtcttttcaaaataaacttccacgTTCACAAGAAacagcttggttaggtttaggcaacaaaactactcggtcagatttaggaaaagattgtggtttgggttaaaataacccaataaaataaatcaaagtagGCTATGTTACATGTGCGCCTTAAGTTGAGCA from Sebastes umbrosus isolate fSebUmb1 chromosome 16, fSebUmb1.pri, whole genome shotgun sequence includes:
- the gsc gene encoding homeobox protein goosecoid, giving the protein MPAGMFSIDSILSGRPSCKEPLLLHRSGPVLLSAGLTDSIYADYNGLYSATCGPSPPSVQSVNGTRLGYNGYYYGQLQVQGVGGGPPCCGSVPGSVPGLGPQQCPCIPGGYDSPGSVLISPVPHQMMSYMNMGSLSRTELQLLNQLHCRRKRRHRTIFTDEQLEALEGLFQETKYPDVGTREQLARKVHLREEKVEVWFKNRRAKWRRQKRSSSEESENSQKWNKSAKPSAEKPQEEKSELDSDS